The following proteins are encoded in a genomic region of Paenibacillus sp. FSL R7-0273:
- a CDS encoding flagellar protein, with product MNVDNCPRCGRLYVKNILELCQPCIKELENQYVICAEYLRKNRGTNIQELSDATEISIKEITRFIREGRISIANAPNMMMPCEVCGNLIRDGHMCDSCRSRLSKELNRAAAESAAANDTPKNGNKAAYRAVDKFRN from the coding sequence ATGAATGTAGACAATTGTCCTAGATGCGGCCGTTTATACGTCAAAAATATTTTGGAGCTTTGCCAGCCCTGTATCAAAGAGCTTGAGAATCAATATGTGATCTGCGCAGAATATCTGCGCAAGAATCGTGGCACCAATATTCAGGAATTGTCCGATGCTACTGAAATTTCTATTAAGGAGATCACCCGGTTTATACGTGAAGGCCGGATTTCTATAGCGAATGCTCCAAACATGATGATGCCTTGTGAAGTGTGCGGAAATCTTATCCGTGACGGGCATATGTGTGATAGCTGCCGCTCACGTTTAAGCAAGGAGCTTAATAGGGCTGCTGCCGAAAGTGCTGCCGCCAATGACACGCCTAAAAATGGCAACAAGGCTGCTTACCGGGCCGTCGATAAGTTCCGGAATTAA
- a CDS encoding ComF family protein, which translates to MHEPNLLRRKRTYPTEQWKADLLIPVPVSDARLIERGFNQAERLADVLTGRREIPQLPLLTRTQHTAKQSFKSRAERIADMQHAFAANPDESVRMQFSGWLSASKDYARPLQIIIIDDIYTTGSTIRACAEAVQLVCASHGATADIYSLCWARS; encoded by the coding sequence TTGCATGAACCTAATCTCCTTCGACGCAAGAGGACGTACCCAACTGAGCAGTGGAAGGCCGATCTGCTTATCCCTGTACCCGTCTCAGACGCACGCCTGATCGAGCGAGGCTTTAATCAGGCTGAACGTCTGGCAGATGTGTTGACCGGGCGGAGAGAGATTCCACAGCTTCCGCTACTCACCCGTACCCAGCATACCGCCAAACAGAGCTTTAAAAGCAGGGCAGAGCGTATCGCGGATATGCAGCATGCTTTTGCCGCAAATCCGGACGAGTCTGTAAGAATGCAATTCAGCGGCTGGCTATCTGCATCTAAGGACTACGCCCGTCCGCTGCAGATAATCATAATCGATGATATTTACACTACCGGTAGTACAATCCGCGCATGTGCAGAAGCGGTGCAGCTTGTGTGTGCCAGCCATGGAGCCACTGCCGATATCTACAGCCTTTGCTGGGCGCGTTCATGA
- a CDS encoding helicase-related protein, which yields MKVSVYAVNADDRWRLYISICPEVDRLWWSGIGVRGWTSASVDRMVMLSGSFPLGWAVKLREQIRCHPAMEKWTAREWRASMKAVLKTEIREEERISGKPAEDWFGEAGEMQRFPGSQNCDRSTGSGPGTGGSAGSHVLAYMKELSGAADLLVSLLSGRSLLQNELAALLAEQAADGGQQWMAAVQLAYLQGRLRLEAAVASGGGGGVVEGGNVGGEGKNVGSKGRNGGGGGKNAGSEGENGGGKGRNSGDGGRSAGSEGKNGGGKGRKSARSGVVRAALRLPLLLLRGAARRRAEPRCLRCGSAPTGRTPCAACGLAGCAYCEACLALGRSRACALLIRSAASPAVRAAAAGTSPTVAARRWGLSAAQAGAAGAALGFLAARAKRAAGGGPERFLLWAVTGAGKTEITFPLLDAVLAAGGRALVATPRRDVVLELAPRMARAFPAASLAVLYGGSPDRWVPGQLTLATTHQLLRFYQAFDLVIIDELDAFPYHNDPMLAFAARHACKQDGAFILLSATPPRELQREASFGRLPHVRVPVRFHGHPLPVPRHLSMKPVQTCIRRGCLPGGLLQALRRSLAREAQVFLFAARIVHIEPLLVLLRRIFPDVRIEGTSSQDLLRSAKVISFREREIRILVTTTILERGVTVPRSDVYILDADSTLFDEASLVQMAGRAGRSKEDPAGTVMFLSPQWTSSQRKAIAQIRTMNNVARRKGYLKEGRDQCLR from the coding sequence ATGAAGGTTAGCGTCTATGCCGTGAATGCAGATGACCGCTGGAGGCTATATATATCAATCTGTCCGGAAGTTGACCGCTTATGGTGGAGCGGGATCGGTGTGCGCGGCTGGACTTCTGCGTCGGTGGATAGAATGGTAATGCTCTCTGGCTCCTTCCCGCTTGGCTGGGCTGTGAAGCTGCGGGAGCAAATCAGATGTCATCCTGCTATGGAGAAGTGGACAGCCAGGGAGTGGCGAGCTTCCATGAAAGCTGTTCTTAAGACCGAGATCCGGGAAGAGGAGCGCATTAGCGGTAAGCCGGCAGAGGATTGGTTTGGGGAAGCTGGCGAAATGCAGAGATTTCCCGGTTCACAGAACTGCGACAGGAGTACTGGAAGCGGGCCGGGAACCGGAGGAAGTGCCGGATCTCATGTACTTGCTTACATGAAAGAGCTTAGCGGAGCTGCAGATCTTCTAGTGTCCTTGCTATCAGGCCGATCGCTCCTGCAGAACGAGCTGGCTGCACTGCTGGCAGAACAGGCTGCAGACGGGGGACAACAATGGATGGCTGCCGTTCAGCTTGCTTACCTGCAGGGAAGGCTTAGACTGGAGGCAGCAGTTGCATCCGGCGGCGGTGGCGGCGTAGTTGAGGGCGGGAACGTCGGGGGTGAGGGAAAGAACGTTGGGAGTAAGGGCAGGAATGGCGGGGGTGGGGGAAAAAACGCAGGGAGTGAGGGCGAAAATGGTGGGGGTAAGGGCAGGAATAGCGGGGATGGGGGAAGGAGCGCAGGGAGTGAGGGCAAGAATGGTGGGGGTAAAGGCAGGAAGAGCGCCCGCTCGGGCGTGGTGCGTGCGGCGCTTCGCCTGCCGCTGCTGCTCTTGCGCGGCGCTGCCCGCCGCCGCGCGGAACCTCGCTGCCTGCGCTGCGGCAGCGCCCCCACGGGCCGCACGCCCTGCGCAGCGTGCGGCCTTGCGGGCTGCGCCTATTGCGAGGCCTGCCTCGCACTCGGGCGCAGCCGGGCTTGCGCGCTGCTGATACGCAGCGCGGCTTCTCCGGCCGTGCGCGCCGCAGCGGCCGGGACCAGCCCCACCGTTGCGGCACGCCGGTGGGGGCTTAGTGCAGCCCAGGCGGGGGCCGCCGGGGCTGCACTGGGGTTCTTGGCTGCGCGGGCGAAGCGCGCAGCCGGGGGAGGCCCAGAGCGGTTCCTGCTCTGGGCGGTGACGGGAGCGGGGAAGACGGAGATCACCTTCCCGCTCCTGGATGCAGTGCTCGCCGCCGGAGGGCGGGCACTGGTGGCGACGCCGCGGCGCGACGTCGTGCTGGAGCTGGCCCCGCGGATGGCGCGGGCCTTCCCGGCGGCGTCACTGGCCGTGCTGTACGGAGGCAGTCCGGACCGCTGGGTTCCGGGACAGCTAACCCTTGCAACGACACACCAGCTGCTGCGTTTCTACCAGGCCTTTGATCTGGTCATTATCGACGAGCTTGATGCGTTTCCGTATCACAACGATCCTATGCTGGCTTTTGCAGCCAGGCATGCCTGCAAGCAGGACGGGGCTTTCATTCTCCTGTCAGCAACACCGCCGCGGGAGCTGCAGCGGGAGGCCAGCTTCGGCCGGCTGCCTCATGTCAGAGTGCCGGTGCGCTTTCATGGTCATCCGCTACCGGTCCCGCGGCATCTGTCCATGAAGCCGGTACAGACATGCATCAGACGCGGATGCTTACCGGGAGGATTGCTGCAGGCCCTGCGCAGATCGCTGGCGCGGGAGGCGCAGGTGTTTCTGTTTGCGGCGCGTATTGTCCATATTGAGCCGCTGCTGGTGCTGCTACGCCGGATTTTTCCTGACGTCCGAATCGAAGGCACTTCTTCTCAGGATCTGCTCCGTTCTGCCAAAGTGATATCCTTCCGTGAGCGGGAGATCAGAATACTGGTGACCACAACCATTCTTGAACGGGGAGTAACGGTCCCGCGCAGCGATGTATACATTCTTGATGCGGACAGCACCCTGTTTGATGAGGCTTCGCTGGTGCAGATGGCAGGCCGGGCAGGCCGCTCAAAGGAAGATCCTGCGGGTACAGTAATGTTCCTTTCCCCGCAATGGACCAGCTCCCAGCGCAAAGCGATTGCCCAGATCCGTACCATGAATAATGTTGCCCGCAGAAAGGGTTATTTGAAGGAGGGGAGGGATCAATGCCTCCGTTAA
- a CDS encoding response regulator transcription factor, with product MENQSSGKLPIKVLLADDHQLFREGLKRILNMEDDIEVIGECGDGIQVLEFCNVNKPDIVLMDINMPVENGVEATQKVREMFPDVKVIILSIHDDESYVFETLRKGANGYLLKDMEAESLINAIRSVCEGHAFIHPKVTGKLINQLRRMTYLNETGAMAETPVKEAGVKFVAGDNNPLTRREAEVLRLMAEGKSNKNIGEYLFISEKTVKNHVSSILQKMEVDDRTQAVINSIKYGWVTL from the coding sequence ATGGAGAACCAAAGCTCTGGCAAATTGCCGATAAAAGTTCTTTTGGCCGATGATCATCAGTTGTTTCGCGAAGGGCTTAAACGGATTTTAAATATGGAGGATGACATTGAAGTCATCGGCGAATGCGGGGACGGTATTCAGGTACTGGAATTCTGCAACGTTAATAAACCGGATATCGTGCTTATGGACATTAACATGCCTGTAGAGAACGGTGTGGAAGCTACACAGAAGGTCCGGGAGATGTTCCCGGATGTAAAGGTTATTATTCTATCGATCCATGATGATGAAAGCTATGTATTCGAAACCCTGCGCAAGGGTGCTAACGGCTACCTGCTGAAGGATATGGAGGCTGAGTCGCTGATTAATGCGATCCGTTCGGTATGTGAAGGACATGCCTTCATTCATCCGAAGGTTACCGGCAAGCTGATTAACCAGCTGCGCCGTATGACTTACCTTAACGAGACTGGTGCAATGGCTGAAACTCCGGTTAAGGAAGCAGGCGTGAAGTTCGTGGCCGGTGACAATAATCCGCTGACCCGCCGTGAAGCAGAGGTGCTGCGCCTGATGGCTGAAGGCAAGAGTAACAAGAACATCGGGGAATACCTCTTTATCAGTGAAAAAACGGTCAAAAACCATGTCAGCAGTATTCTGCAGAAAATGGAAGTTGATGACCGTACACAGGCTGTAATCAACTCGATCAAATACGGCTGGGTCACCCTATAA
- a CDS encoding sensor histidine kinase, whose protein sequence is MEFQADAIDRVIKNTIDVMESSKYQIFEIMHVARDELAALTKELQRVMEETDETLQKVDKLELQYHRSRIRLTEVSRDFVRYSEKDIRIAYEKATELQLELMMTREREIYLRSRRDELQLRVRSVENSVERAESIGSQMSVVIEYLAGEMGQVSRIVETAKNRQMIGLKIILAQEEERKRIAREIHDGPAQMLANLVLRTEIVERMLVKQEFGLVQDEVIDLKGQVRYSLEEMRKVIFNLRPMALDDLGLIPTLRKYVHDFEEKTKIRTTFETRGKEHRLSSAMEAAVYRLVQEGLTNAAKHAYPSYVLVEITYQAQLIKIVVKDNGLGFNVKKVSEQGSRESFGLVGMRERVELLEGRMEIESAENQGTSIVIHIPTNVEKGKE, encoded by the coding sequence GTGGAATTTCAAGCCGATGCGATAGATCGCGTCATTAAGAATACCATCGACGTGATGGAGAGCAGCAAGTATCAGATATTTGAAATTATGCATGTTGCCCGGGACGAGCTTGCTGCACTCACCAAAGAACTGCAGAGGGTTATGGAAGAAACGGATGAAACATTGCAGAAGGTTGATAAGCTAGAGCTTCAATATCACCGCTCACGGATCCGGCTGACTGAGGTCAGCCGGGACTTTGTCCGGTACTCGGAGAAGGATATCCGGATTGCCTACGAGAAGGCTACCGAGCTGCAGCTGGAGCTTATGATGACAAGAGAGCGGGAGATTTATCTGCGGAGCAGGCGGGATGAATTGCAGCTGCGGGTCCGCAGTGTCGAAAATTCAGTCGAGCGTGCAGAATCAATCGGATCGCAAATGAGTGTTGTTATCGAATATCTGGCAGGTGAAATGGGACAAGTCTCGCGAATAGTTGAAACAGCAAAGAACAGGCAAATGATCGGGCTGAAGATTATTCTGGCCCAGGAAGAGGAACGCAAAAGAATTGCCCGGGAAATTCATGATGGTCCTGCCCAAATGCTGGCGAATCTGGTCCTTAGGACGGAAATTGTAGAAAGAATGCTGGTGAAGCAGGAATTTGGACTGGTACAGGACGAAGTAATAGACTTAAAGGGACAGGTCCGCTACAGTCTGGAAGAAATGCGCAAGGTTATTTTTAATCTGCGGCCAATGGCGCTGGATGATCTTGGGCTGATTCCGACGCTGCGCAAGTATGTTCATGACTTTGAGGAAAAAACCAAAATCCGTACAACCTTTGAAACAAGAGGCAAAGAGCACCGTCTTTCTTCCGCTATGGAAGCCGCTGTTTACCGTCTTGTGCAGGAGGGACTCACTAACGCAGCTAAACACGCTTATCCAAGCTACGTTCTGGTGGAGATTACTTATCAGGCTCAGCTGATCAAAATTGTTGTGAAGGATAACGGCCTTGGCTTCAATGTGAAGAAGGTAAGCGAGCAGGGCAGCCGGGAAAGCTTCGGACTGGTCGGTATGCGCGAGCGTGTTGAATTGCTTGAAGGAAGAATGGAAATAGAGTCTGCAGAAAATCAGGGAACATCAATCGTAATTCACATTCCGACGAATGTGGAAAAGGGGAAGGAGTAA
- a CDS encoding stalk domain-containing protein — MSKVFMGKRDKKSGRGAGLQQTRRWVAASLAGVLWIMPVIGSEGLPVWGTGDVPVAKAAASSFSVTKVSEEVITSGALMMKYKFTTLRSGKTATGLADVIRVDLSNPYVSIDVMTGKGGNLTTRQSTGGMAAETGAVAAINGDYFNTGGEGAPIGGQVSGGTLVSTPSQLDGMYAFAVTKDRKPVIDEYTFEGLVTAEDGAQFPLSGINKGAYSPEGGSSTYSHANAAYIYTDAWTALDRPKNSSTTPTEVLVQNDTITQISLDAALPMAVPEGAYILRTHGLAAQFVKAHLTVGQKLSSVYSLKSKTTQQSLDPASLQMMIGGHTILVNGGKAAAFSRSTSSIGGYRARTALGYSQDGRYVYMIAVEDNANSAGMSLTELQSFMTGIGVWKGLNLDGGGSTTMVDRPLAETSTKLTFNTEYGTEQRSIVNGLGVYTSAPQGEVKGIKISGSPALLIGQKADYSLKGYDTYYNPVDVASANPAWTSSNGSMSVSAGTVTAVKAGTATLTATSGAASATTKVTVLGGDDLASLSAGTATAPLTAGASVSVPVTAVSKSGATLTVPASALKWEFVGFNGSVQDGKLTVNSVNAGVTTGYAIARYDGFSTAVVLSTAAATAWEDFENVSYPIAFTTNAAGVTGTAAVTAGSAERAGSKVLSLIYDMSAGSGKMYAYAQFNGTTGKSIPAAATSMSLDVMGDMSLNWLRAEVVDNAGATAYIDLAKVIDWNGWKSLNIDLSSSGIKFPASLKRVYVVNVEEGQDERAKTGTVGFDNISFVMPSLSSEAGLPKAVASMIIGSKSLTVNGTKKAIDVAPIVKDGTTYVPIKYVVDVFGGSAAWDQNTKKIMVLRGSKALDLTVGKKEYVLNGKRQSAEVAPLILDGRTLVPLRLVSEQLGLTVKWEQITKTVTIES; from the coding sequence ATGAGTAAAGTTTTCATGGGGAAGAGAGACAAAAAGTCAGGACGGGGAGCGGGTCTGCAACAGACCCGGCGCTGGGTAGCCGCATCATTAGCCGGTGTGCTCTGGATTATGCCGGTAATCGGAAGTGAAGGACTACCGGTATGGGGAACCGGAGATGTACCTGTTGCCAAAGCGGCAGCCAGCTCTTTTAGTGTTACTAAGGTGAGTGAAGAGGTGATTACCTCCGGAGCGCTCATGATGAAATATAAGTTCACCACCCTGCGCTCAGGCAAAACGGCCACCGGACTGGCGGACGTTATCCGTGTAGATTTGAGCAATCCCTATGTTTCCATAGATGTAATGACCGGTAAGGGCGGCAACCTGACCACCCGGCAAAGCACTGGCGGCATGGCTGCCGAAACAGGGGCAGTAGCAGCTATTAATGGAGATTATTTCAATACAGGCGGTGAAGGAGCACCGATCGGCGGGCAGGTGTCCGGCGGGACTCTGGTATCTACTCCTTCACAGCTGGATGGAATGTATGCTTTTGCCGTGACCAAGGACCGTAAGCCTGTTATCGATGAATATACCTTTGAAGGGCTGGTTACTGCGGAGGACGGTGCCCAATTCCCGCTCTCCGGCATCAATAAAGGGGCTTACAGCCCGGAGGGCGGCAGCTCCACCTACAGCCATGCCAACGCTGCCTACATTTATACAGATGCCTGGACCGCTCTAGACCGGCCTAAGAACAGCTCTACAACACCGACCGAGGTGCTGGTGCAGAATGATACAATAACACAGATCTCGCTGGATGCGGCGCTGCCGATGGCTGTGCCGGAGGGGGCTTATATTTTGCGGACACATGGCCTGGCGGCACAGTTCGTCAAAGCTCATCTTACTGTCGGCCAGAAGCTTAGCAGTGTATATTCCCTGAAATCCAAGACCACCCAGCAGTCCCTTGATCCGGCCAGCCTGCAGATGATGATCGGCGGACATACCATTCTGGTTAATGGCGGCAAGGCAGCAGCCTTCTCGCGTTCAACCTCAAGTATCGGAGGGTACCGGGCACGAACTGCGCTGGGATACTCTCAGGATGGCCGCTATGTCTACATGATTGCCGTAGAGGATAATGCTAATAGCGCCGGTATGTCACTGACAGAGCTGCAATCTTTTATGACGGGCATCGGGGTCTGGAAGGGGCTTAATCTCGACGGTGGGGGCTCTACAACTATGGTAGACCGCCCGCTGGCTGAAACCTCGACGAAGCTGACCTTTAACACTGAGTATGGCACAGAGCAGCGCAGCATTGTCAACGGGCTTGGTGTATATACATCTGCTCCGCAGGGCGAGGTAAAAGGGATTAAGATCAGCGGCAGTCCGGCCCTTTTGATCGGACAGAAGGCAGACTATTCATTAAAAGGCTATGATACCTACTATAATCCGGTAGATGTGGCCTCGGCTAACCCGGCCTGGACTTCGAGCAACGGCAGCATGTCGGTAAGCGCCGGTACAGTAACAGCCGTCAAGGCAGGAACAGCAACACTGACCGCTACAAGCGGAGCAGCCAGTGCCACAACGAAGGTTACGGTTCTGGGAGGTGACGACCTCGCAAGCCTGTCAGCCGGGACTGCAACAGCTCCTCTGACAGCAGGCGCTTCGGTATCGGTTCCTGTTACAGCAGTCTCCAAAAGCGGGGCAACCCTGACCGTGCCGGCTTCGGCGCTCAAATGGGAGTTTGTCGGCTTTAACGGCAGTGTACAGGACGGCAAGCTTACCGTTAATTCGGTCAACGCAGGTGTAACAACAGGTTATGCAATCGCAAGGTATGACGGCTTCAGTACGGCAGTTGTATTGTCTACGGCAGCGGCTACAGCCTGGGAGGACTTCGAGAATGTCAGCTATCCGATTGCCTTCACAACCAATGCAGCCGGGGTTACCGGAACTGCGGCAGTTACGGCGGGATCAGCAGAACGTGCAGGCTCCAAGGTCCTGTCACTTATCTATGACATGTCTGCCGGCAGCGGGAAAATGTACGCCTACGCCCAGTTTAACGGAACCACAGGCAAAAGCATTCCGGCAGCAGCGACTTCCATGTCGCTCGATGTTATGGGCGATATGAGCCTTAACTGGCTGCGGGCTGAGGTAGTTGACAATGCGGGGGCAACAGCATACATTGACCTGGCCAAGGTTATTGACTGGAACGGCTGGAAGAGCCTGAATATTGATCTTAGCAGTTCAGGCATTAAATTCCCTGCATCCCTGAAAAGGGTATATGTGGTCAATGTGGAGGAAGGACAGGATGAGCGGGCTAAGACCGGTACCGTAGGCTTTGATAATATTTCCTTTGTCATGCCTTCACTGTCCAGTGAAGCCGGACTTCCGAAAGCAGTGGCCTCGATGATCATAGGCTCGAAATCCCTGACCGTTAACGGAACCAAGAAAGCAATTGATGTGGCTCCGATCGTTAAGGACGGGACCACTTATGTTCCGATAAAATATGTAGTGGATGTTTTTGGAGGAAGTGCAGCCTGGGATCAGAACACGAAGAAAATTATGGTGCTGCGGGGCTCGAAGGCGCTGGATCTGACGGTCGGCAAAAAGGAATATGTGCTGAACGGGAAGCGCCAGAGTGCAGAAGTAGCTCCTTTAATCCTAGACGGCAGGACTTTAGTACCGCTTCGGCTTGTCTCGGAGCAGCTTGGACTGACTGTAAAATGGGAACAGATAACGAAGACCGTAACCATCGAATCGTGA